One Nitrospirota bacterium DNA window includes the following coding sequences:
- the merA gene encoding mercury(II) reductase, translating into MKRIGLNIIGMSCKDCISKVKEALKAVNGVTDINLNPEKAMAWLNAPSGVSPDEVVRAVENAGYQATVLTEADVPLAAPKQRQEIVIIGGGSAGFAAAIKAWELGARVTIIEHSTIGGTCVNIGCVPTKTLIRAAQTYYQSFHHNFDGIDAHPGPLDFKKVIDQKDSLVSTLRREKYEKVLDSYKGMRYIKGHALVKRDSKDRITVDAGRETLRPDKLIIATGAHPWIPPIKGLDKTKYLTSTEALALEKVPRELIIIGGSALGLEFAQIFSRFGSKVYVIEAIPYVLPPEGEEVGNAIAGYLGQEGIEFFTGAKINMVRYNGEYRIDFKMNGKSHSINAEQLLVATGRRANTGGFGIEESGIRIGKKGEIEVNQYLQTSHPDVYAAGDVIGDPMFVYVAALAGTTAAENALSGNRQVFDLSVLPRVTFTDPQVASVGLTAEQAKSQGIDYKSSRLDMKHVPRALAARDTRGFVRLVAEMDTGRLLGAQIVSPDAGEMIMEATLSIKYNITISELAAQIHPYLTLSEGIKLAAQSFDRDVSRLSCCSA; encoded by the coding sequence ATGAAGAGGATTGGACTAAATATAATAGGCATGTCATGTAAAGACTGCATCTCAAAAGTCAAAGAGGCATTGAAAGCCGTAAACGGTGTAACGGATATCAATCTAAATCCTGAAAAGGCTATGGCATGGTTGAATGCACCCTCTGGGGTAAGCCCGGATGAGGTTGTCAGGGCTGTGGAAAATGCAGGCTATCAAGCAACGGTGCTGACAGAAGCAGATGTCCCTCTTGCAGCACCAAAACAGAGACAGGAAATTGTCATCATTGGTGGAGGCTCTGCCGGATTTGCAGCGGCCATAAAGGCGTGGGAACTGGGGGCAAGGGTCACCATTATTGAGCATTCAACCATTGGTGGCACATGCGTTAATATCGGATGTGTGCCGACAAAGACACTTATAAGGGCTGCACAGACATATTACCAGAGTTTCCATCATAATTTTGACGGCATAGATGCCCACCCCGGGCCTCTTGATTTCAAGAAGGTCATTGACCAGAAAGACTCCCTCGTCTCCACACTGCGAAGGGAAAAGTACGAAAAAGTTCTGGACTCGTATAAAGGAATGCGATATATAAAAGGGCATGCGCTGGTAAAAAGAGACAGCAAGGACAGGATTACTGTAGATGCAGGCAGAGAAACATTGAGACCTGATAAGCTGATCATTGCCACAGGGGCACACCCGTGGATACCACCGATAAAGGGGCTTGATAAAACAAAATATCTTACAAGTACTGAGGCGCTGGCCCTTGAAAAAGTGCCCCGGGAGTTGATAATTATCGGTGGCAGTGCCCTGGGTCTCGAGTTTGCCCAGATATTTTCAAGGTTTGGCTCAAAGGTTTATGTCATAGAGGCGATACCCTATGTATTGCCTCCTGAGGGCGAGGAGGTGGGTAATGCAATAGCTGGGTATCTTGGACAGGAGGGTATTGAGTTTTTTACGGGCGCAAAGATTAATATGGTCAGGTACAATGGTGAATACAGAATCGATTTCAAAATGAATGGCAAGTCTCATTCCATAAATGCCGAACAATTGCTTGTAGCAACAGGCAGGAGGGCCAATACAGGGGGGTTTGGCATTGAAGAAAGCGGAATAAGAATCGGTAAAAAAGGCGAGATAGAGGTGAATCAATATCTCCAGACATCACATCCTGATGTCTATGCAGCAGGTGACGTAATCGGTGACCCGATGTTTGTTTATGTTGCTGCACTTGCAGGCACTACAGCTGCAGAGAATGCACTTTCCGGTAACCGACAAGTCTTTGACCTGTCAGTGTTGCCAAGGGTTACGTTTACCGACCCCCAGGTCGCCTCCGTCGGCCTGACAGCAGAGCAGGCAAAGTCACAGGGCATTGATTATAAGTCGTCAAGGCTTGATATGAAACATGTCCCGCGGGCACTTGCAGCAAGAGACACAAGGGGATTTGTCAGGCTGGTTGCAGAAATGGATACAGGCAGGCTCCTTGGTGCACAGATTGTATCTCCGGATGCAGGGGAGATGATTATGGAGGCGACACTATCAATCAAATATAATATAACCATCTCAGAGCTTGCAGCGCAGATACATCCATACCTCACCCTGTCAGAAGGAATAAAACTTGCCGCACAATCATTTGACAGGGATGTATCCAGACTCAGTTGTTGCTCGGCTTAG
- a CDS encoding DUF190 domain-containing protein, with the protein MLKKGLAKKLSIYVDESDRYGEKPVYEVLVDIFYKKKIAGVSVFRGVAGYGRDGVYHTTKMLALSGKMPVKIEVVDSEEMIDRVLPDVYQVVEKGLIEVSDTNVIKCGVEEEKKEEGERMKLQGKAKMLRVIVREDHKWEGETLYEAIVKRFIMMDVAGATVYKAVAGYGPRRRFRKMKFLSRGGELPVLITVIDTEEKIKEILPVLDDMVQEGIVVLSDVDVIKYTTIGAESELM; encoded by the coding sequence ATGCTGAAGAAGGGACTGGCAAAGAAGCTTTCCATATATGTGGATGAATCTGACCGGTATGGGGAAAAACCTGTCTATGAGGTGCTTGTAGACATCTTTTATAAAAAGAAGATTGCCGGTGTCAGTGTGTTCCGGGGTGTTGCAGGTTATGGCAGGGATGGTGTATACCATACAACAAAGATGCTTGCACTATCAGGCAAGATGCCTGTGAAGATAGAGGTTGTTGACTCTGAAGAGATGATCGACAGGGTGCTTCCAGATGTGTATCAGGTGGTGGAGAAGGGCCTTATAGAGGTGAGTGATACGAATGTAATAAAGTGCGGCGTTGAGGAGGAGAAAAAGGAGGAGGGTGAGAGGATGAAATTGCAGGGAAAGGCAAAGATGCTCAGGGTCATTGTCAGGGAGGACCACAAATGGGAAGGTGAGACACTGTATGAGGCGATTGTGAAGAGGTTTATCATGATGGATGTTGCCGGTGCCACTGTTTACAAGGCTGTGGCTGGATATGGTCCCAGGCGGAGGTTCAGAAAGATGAAATTTCTCTCCCGTGGCGGTGAGTTGCCTGTGCTTATTACAGTCATTGATACGGAAGAAAAGATAAAGGAGATTTTACCCGTCCTGGATGATATGGTGCAGGAGGGCATTGTGGTTCTGTCAGATGTGGACGTGATAAAGTACACCACCATAGGTGCTGAATCTGAATTGATGTAA
- a CDS encoding MerR family transcriptional regulator, translating into MESLSIGQLAKTAGVNIETIRYYERRGLIPRPSRRESGYRQYTRETVTRIQFIKRAKELGFSLREILELLSLSLDPATTCVDVKKRAEIKIADIEEKIRILQGMKKALITLTMECKGSGPVSKCPILEALHSDAEAVKRSAAGRNKRS; encoded by the coding sequence ATGGAGAGTTTAAGCATAGGCCAATTGGCGAAAACAGCAGGAGTTAATATTGAGACAATCCGGTATTATGAACGGCGGGGACTTATACCCAGGCCTTCCCGGCGGGAATCCGGTTATCGTCAGTATACACGGGAGACAGTCACCCGTATTCAATTCATCAAGCGTGCCAAGGAGCTTGGATTCTCTCTCAGGGAGATACTGGAACTCCTCTCTTTAAGTCTCGATCCTGCCACCACCTGCGTTGATGTTAAAAAACGGGCAGAGATAAAGATTGCAGACATCGAAGAAAAGATTCGAATTCTTCAGGGGATGAAAAAGGCCCTTATAACACTGACAATGGAATGCAAAGGCAGTGGTCCGGTCAGTAAGTGCCCAATCCTGGAAGCACTGCACAGTGACGCGGAAGCGGTAAAAAGGAGTGCTGCAGGCCGGAATAAAAGGAGCTGA
- a CDS encoding cytochrome c3 family protein, whose translation MLFTYPLTAHADQKRENACITCHESLGEELAKPVSDWKGSIHQQNGIACDYCHGGNADIKLRDIKQLSQKQFANMKALAMSKSNGFIGVPVGKAMFDTCGQCHSESVDRYANSIMGKAYLDNKGGPSCVTCHDAHHNSMPEVPKVCESCHKDTTGFDQIDPMNVNITTINTLSRIRIKIAEQKARGNKPPLIPEFPEELDAFQIGFVAFGAVIILFIIGYITYLLLEKRR comes from the coding sequence GTGTTATTTACCTACCCACTAACTGCACATGCAGATCAAAAAAGAGAGAATGCCTGCATAACATGTCACGAATCCCTTGGTGAAGAACTTGCTAAGCCTGTTTCAGACTGGAAAGGTTCGATTCATCAGCAGAATGGAATTGCTTGTGATTATTGTCACGGTGGAAATGCAGACATCAAGCTCAGGGATATAAAGCAACTGTCTCAAAAACAATTTGCAAACATGAAGGCCCTCGCAATGTCAAAATCCAATGGATTTATTGGTGTACCCGTTGGGAAGGCAATGTTTGATACCTGCGGGCAGTGTCACAGTGAATCCGTTGACAGATATGCAAACAGTATCATGGGGAAGGCATATCTTGACAACAAAGGAGGACCTTCATGTGTCACCTGCCATGATGCCCATCATAATTCCATGCCCGAGGTTCCAAAGGTATGTGAGAGTTGTCATAAGGATACAACCGGGTTTGACCAGATAGATCCCATGAATGTCAATATAACGACTATTAACACACTTTCACGGATAAGGATAAAGATAGCCGAACAAAAGGCAAGGGGAAATAAACCACCGCTGATTCCTGAATTCCCGGAAGAACTCGATGCATTCCAGATAGGTTTTGTAGCATTTGGTGCGGTTATTATTCTATTCATCATTGGTTATATTACCTATCTATTACTGGAGAAGAGGAGATAA
- a CDS encoding heavy metal-associated domain-containing protein, translated as MKSIIKTRKMFLSVFILLFLLSSAVYTGYAWSAQGNLKKVILKVEGMRCITCPATVKAALKRLPGVINVDVSYREKTATVRYRKDEVTVEQLIKAIKNSGYGAEVLPGINGGK; from the coding sequence ATGAAATCCATTATCAAGACCCGCAAGATGTTTCTGTCAGTCTTTATCCTTTTGTTTCTGCTCTCCTCTGCAGTCTACACGGGTTATGCATGGAGTGCTCAAGGCAACTTAAAAAAGGTTATCCTGAAAGTTGAAGGCATGAGATGTATTACCTGTCCGGCCACTGTCAAGGCTGCCTTAAAAAGGCTTCCGGGCGTAATCAATGTTGACGTAAGTTACAGGGAAAAAACGGCAACAGTCCGGTACAGGAAGGACGAGGTAACAGTGGAACAGTTGATAAAAGCCATAAAAAACAGCGGATATGGGGCCGAAGTGCTCCCCGGCATTAACGGCGGAAAGTGA
- the crcB gene encoding fluoride efflux transporter CrcB, with product MYNILMIGIGGFIGAVTRFLISAWVGQKWGRSFPLGTFVVNITGCFFIGLAMTLFTERIFASPSVRLFLTVGFLGAFTTFSTFEYETGSLLYDGEWFLSAANIVLSVAFGLIALKAGELIARRI from the coding sequence ATGTATAATATATTAATGATCGGTATTGGTGGCTTTATAGGTGCTGTGACCCGGTTTCTGATAAGTGCCTGGGTGGGCCAGAAGTGGGGGAGATCCTTTCCCCTCGGGACATTTGTGGTTAATATAACGGGCTGCTTCTTTATCGGTCTTGCCATGACGCTGTTTACCGAGAGGATATTCGCCTCTCCATCAGTGAGACTCTTCCTTACCGTTGGATTTTTGGGGGCATTTACCACGTTTTCCACCTTTGAGTATGAGACGGGTTCCCTTCTTTACGATGGTGAATGGTTTTTGTCTGCGGCGAATATTGTCTTGAGTGTAGCCTTTGGCCTGATTGCATTAAAGGCAGGCGAATTGATTGCAAGGAGGATCTAA
- a CDS encoding M90 family metallopeptidase codes for MSGPVFFILGLVVLITAFVVGRTHLRNARRQRLMKQPFPREWEEILLKNVALYKHLPEDIREPLHGYINVFLDEKKFEGCGGLQLTEAIKVTIAAQACLLLLKGNPTFYPRLKTILVYPGAYVAKQTSYVGGIPVQTDSARLGESWNSGELVLAWDHVKEESLDIRDGHNVVLHEFSHQLDQEDGSADGAPILEQGSSYVAWARILSSEYGELVEKVKKHHKDVIDSYGATNPAEFFAVITEAFFKKPAKLNKKHHELYEELKLYYKMDPLRWF; via the coding sequence TTGAGCGGCCCTGTATTTTTTATCCTTGGTCTTGTCGTCCTGATCACGGCCTTTGTCGTTGGCAGAACACATCTGCGCAACGCCAGACGTCAACGGCTGATGAAGCAGCCGTTTCCCCGGGAGTGGGAGGAAATACTCCTGAAAAACGTGGCCCTGTATAAGCACCTTCCAGAAGATATCAGGGAGCCGCTTCACGGCTACATAAATGTGTTTCTGGATGAAAAGAAATTCGAGGGCTGCGGCGGACTGCAGCTTACCGAGGCAATCAAGGTGACCATAGCAGCGCAGGCATGCCTGCTGTTGTTGAAGGGAAACCCCACTTTTTATCCCAGGCTGAAAACCATACTGGTCTATCCCGGGGCCTACGTTGCCAAGCAGACATCCTATGTCGGAGGGATTCCTGTTCAGACGGACAGCGCCAGGCTTGGCGAGTCATGGAACAGTGGCGAACTGGTGCTGGCATGGGATCATGTCAAGGAGGAGTCCCTGGATATCAGAGACGGACACAATGTTGTTCTGCATGAATTCTCCCACCAACTGGATCAGGAGGATGGCAGCGCTGACGGAGCACCGATTCTTGAGCAGGGATCCAGTTACGTTGCCTGGGCGAGGATTCTGAGCAGCGAGTATGGAGAACTCGTCGAGAAGGTGAAAAAGCATCACAAGGATGTGATTGACTCTTACGGAGCGACCAATCCGGCGGAGTTTTTTGCGGTGATCACAGAGGCGTTTTTCAAAAAGCCGGCAAAACTCAACAAAAAGCATCACGAACTCTACGAGGAATTAAAACTCTACTATAAGATGGATCCGCTCCGGTGGTTTTAA
- a CDS encoding mercuric transporter MerT family protein, with amino-acid sequence MKENLHGITGDASSPVAEIETTEGVRKAKHRFTSFGPMAIIAALLASVCCVGPFVLVMLGISGTWIGNLAAFEPYKPVFILFTIGFLVAGFYSVYRKPKEECEPGSLCANPKTKKAQKVGLWVATAVVVFLLILPYLIVLLA; translated from the coding sequence ATGAAAGAAAACTTGCACGGAATAACCGGGGATGCCTCTTCTCCCGTGGCAGAGATAGAGACTACCGAGGGCGTGAGGAAGGCAAAGCACCGTTTTACCTCCTTTGGCCCTATGGCGATTATTGCAGCTCTGTTGGCCTCTGTTTGCTGCGTGGGGCCATTTGTCCTGGTAATGCTTGGTATTAGCGGAACATGGATCGGAAACCTGGCGGCGTTCGAACCCTACAAGCCGGTCTTCATCCTCTTCACTATCGGCTTTCTTGTTGCAGGATTTTATAGCGTCTACAGAAAACCGAAGGAGGAGTGTGAACCCGGCAGCCTGTGTGCCAACCCTAAGACAAAGAAGGCTCAGAAGGTTGGACTCTGGGTTGCCACTGCAGTTGTGGTCTTCCTCCTGATTCTTCCTTATCTGATTGTTCTGTTGGCATAG
- a CDS encoding ubiquinol-cytochrome c reductase iron-sulfur subunit: MVDEPSGDKGDKKGITRRRFTLGIIIASIAGALGSLLSLLKILAPEEKGGGYVSTIKPGDRFIYAKGTNTGDYIKVSSLNIGDAVLAYPEGKTSNPANIVQLIKLDESAYKAPTHINLTDQGLIAYSAICTHLGCTVSWVEKQQSPDTSYTECFCHNSIFDPTRGAKVLGGPAPIPLAQIGVKVRDDGTLVFTSDFTGPIGPQV; encoded by the coding sequence ATGGTAGATGAACCCTCCGGGGATAAGGGAGACAAAAAAGGTATAACGCGGAGAAGATTCACTCTCGGTATAATCATTGCGTCTATTGCAGGCGCATTGGGCTCCCTCCTGTCGCTCCTTAAAATTCTGGCACCGGAAGAGAAAGGCGGCGGTTATGTATCGACCATCAAACCCGGGGACAGGTTTATTTATGCAAAAGGAACTAATACCGGGGATTATATAAAGGTTTCGTCACTGAATATCGGTGATGCCGTGCTTGCATATCCGGAAGGTAAAACATCAAATCCCGCAAATATTGTCCAGCTGATTAAGCTGGATGAAAGTGCTTATAAAGCACCTACCCACATCAATCTTACGGATCAGGGCCTTATAGCCTACAGCGCAATATGCACTCATCTTGGATGCACTGTTTCCTGGGTAGAAAAACAACAATCTCCCGACACCTCATACACGGAATGTTTCTGTCATAACAGTATATTCGACCCCACCAGAGGGGCAAAGGTCCTGGGTGGCCCTGCACCAATTCCTCTCGCACAGATCGGGGTTAAAGTAAGAGACGATGGGACACTTGTCTTTACGAGCGATTTTACAGGGCCTATCGGTCCACAAGTATGA
- a CDS encoding phospholipid scramblase-related protein, with translation MQRLSSINALIVSQKKEWGEILTGFETKNKYVVMDPSGTELYMAFEEEGSMILRVFLKALRPFEIKVLTFDNNPVLKLKRPFRFYFHQLNVFDSRGTLLGSIQRRFSVLRRIYSVSDASGQEMFQLFGPILHPWTFEIRKNGIEYGKITKKWSGLLKEGFTDADNFGVSFPTGWDINVKSLVLGAVFLIDFVHFENKGK, from the coding sequence ATGCAAAGACTTTCATCAATAAACGCATTAATTGTGAGTCAGAAAAAGGAATGGGGGGAGATACTCACCGGATTTGAAACTAAAAACAAATACGTTGTGATGGACCCTTCCGGTACTGAGCTGTATATGGCCTTTGAAGAAGAGGGTTCCATGATTTTGCGGGTTTTTCTTAAGGCATTGCGTCCTTTTGAGATTAAGGTCTTAACCTTTGATAATAATCCTGTCCTGAAGTTGAAGAGACCTTTTCGGTTCTATTTCCACCAACTGAACGTTTTTGATTCACGAGGAACCCTTTTGGGGTCAATACAAAGGCGCTTTTCCGTATTACGCCGTATCTACTCGGTATCAGACGCTTCAGGCCAGGAGATGTTTCAACTTTTTGGACCAATTCTTCATCCCTGGACATTTGAAATCAGAAAGAATGGCATTGAATATGGCAAAATCACAAAAAAATGGAGTGGACTTTTGAAAGAAGGTTTTACTGATGCAGACAATTTCGGTGTCTCTTTTCCCACAGGATGGGATATAAATGTGAAATCCCTGGTTTTGGGTGCTGTGTTTTTGATCGATTTCGTTCATTTTGAAAATAAAGGCAAGTGA
- a CDS encoding cytochrome bc complex cytochrome b subunit — translation MIFKWLDERLELRKFKDKFLSKTFPTHPTFLLGEIALFSFIILIITGIFLGFLYEPSTKMVPLFGAMVPSAYASVVRIDLLPMGMIIRRIHHWSAMIMIAAILVHLMRVYFTASYRKPREINWLVGLSLWGIAMGAAFTGYLLPYSNFSVTATSIAYYMAKSVPWIGDWISRLLFAGDFPSSGTVPRFFFMHVMLIPIALIGLIGLHMLILVKQKHTEPLSNKNRKEAEGGKRLIGIPIWPEQAVISLSFFFFLLFTVVLIATYIPLNPIETYGPPSPGTPVMRPDWYFLIVYGFLKLIPGNLSFSVLGGKITPETIGGVIFPTFTFVVFALIPFLDRGKGPQNYIENPLHRPFMTSFGIGGGIFLCMLVVAGYIDVLHITPEAMTVYTILSSLAAWGISYTVLRLYNRKRMGGDNVR, via the coding sequence ATGATTTTTAAATGGCTTGACGAGAGACTGGAACTCAGAAAATTCAAGGATAAATTTCTGAGCAAGACATTTCCGACACATCCCACATTCCTGCTTGGTGAGATAGCGCTGTTTTCTTTTATCATACTTATCATCACCGGCATCTTTCTCGGGTTTCTTTACGAACCTTCCACTAAAATGGTTCCCCTGTTCGGTGCAATGGTTCCGTCAGCCTACGCAAGTGTGGTAAGGATAGACCTGCTTCCCATGGGCATGATCATAAGACGCATACACCACTGGTCAGCGATGATAATGATAGCCGCCATTCTTGTCCACCTTATGAGGGTTTATTTTACCGCATCATACAGGAAACCGAGGGAGATTAACTGGCTTGTCGGACTCAGTCTATGGGGTATTGCCATGGGTGCGGCTTTTACAGGGTACCTGTTGCCTTACAGTAATTTCTCTGTAACAGCAACATCCATAGCCTATTACATGGCAAAGTCAGTGCCATGGATTGGGGACTGGATTTCAAGACTCCTGTTTGCAGGTGATTTCCCTTCAAGTGGTACAGTTCCCCGTTTCTTCTTTATGCATGTTATGTTGATCCCGATAGCCCTTATCGGCCTAATCGGCCTGCATATGTTAATACTGGTAAAACAGAAACACACGGAACCACTTTCAAATAAGAACAGAAAGGAGGCAGAGGGCGGCAAGCGGCTCATCGGTATCCCCATCTGGCCGGAGCAGGCAGTCATCAGTCTATCGTTCTTCTTCTTTCTATTGTTTACAGTTGTTCTGATCGCTACATATATCCCGTTGAACCCGATAGAAACCTATGGTCCACCTTCACCGGGAACGCCGGTTATGCGGCCTGACTGGTATTTTCTGATTGTATACGGTTTCCTGAAGTTAATACCGGGGAATCTGTCGTTTTCTGTTCTGGGTGGCAAGATCACACCTGAAACTATCGGTGGGGTTATCTTTCCCACATTTACTTTTGTCGTTTTTGCATTGATACCGTTTCTTGACAGGGGGAAGGGACCTCAAAACTACATTGAAAATCCACTTCACCGGCCTTTTATGACATCATTCGGCATAGGAGGTGGAATCTTCCTCTGTATGCTTGTAGTAGCAGGTTATATAGATGTACTTCATATCACACCGGAAGCAATGACTGTCTATACAATCCTTTCGAGTTTGGCGGCATGGGGCATTTCCTACACGGTTTTGCGCCTTTACAACAGGAAGAGAATGGGGGGAGATAATGTCAGATAA